In a genomic window of Zootoca vivipara chromosome 5, rZooViv1.1, whole genome shotgun sequence:
- the SCLY gene encoding selenocysteine lyase isoform X1, which translates to MEENQMKKVLVNKGNENREKIGFDGEENNSSNRKIYLDYNATTPLAPEVIETVTEAMHEAWGNPSSSYTEGRRAKNIIDEARESLARMVGGRPQDIVFTSGGTEANNLVIHTVVKHFKESNKQSSDGPREDKQKTLGMCPHLITSCIEHDSVRLPVEHLVKEHEAEATFVPVSKVTGQVEVDEVVAAIRPTTCLVSIMLANNETGVIMPISELSQRIQALNRKRTASGLPRILVHTDAAQMIGKGQVDVQDLGVDYLTIVGHKFYAPRIGALYVRGPGVTNPLHPMLFGGGQERNFRPGTENTPMIAGLGKAADLVSRYCEVYEAHMRKVRDYLEERLEAAFEEQGVYFNCRLKGSRRLCNTCNFSVMGSGLKGRLVLSHCRTLLASVGAACHSEKGDRPSSILLSCGIPYDVAQNALRLSVGRATSKEDVDLIVEDLKQAVAQLQ; encoded by the exons ATGGAAGAGAACCAAATGAAGAAAGTACTAGTGAACAAAGGAAATGAGAACAGAGAAAAAATTGGCTTTGATGGAGAAGAGAACAACTCATCAAATAG GAAGATATACCTAGATTACAATGCAACCACCCCTCTGGCTCCAGAGGTGATTGAGACAGTTACAGAAGCCATGCATGAAGCATGGGGCAATCCGAGCAGCTCTTACACAGAAG GTCGAAGAGCTAAAAATATTATAGATGAAGCCCGTGAAAGTCTGGCTAGAATGGTAGGGGGACGACCCCAGGACATCGTCTTCACTTCTGGTGGGACAGAG GCAAACAATTTAGTGATCCACACTGTAGTGAAGCATTTTAAGGAAAGCAACAAGCAAAGTTCTGATGGACCAAGAGAAGATAAACAAAAGACTCTGGGGATGTGTCCACATTTAATTACATCTTGCATTGAACATGACTCAGTCCGTCTCCCTGTGGAGCACCTAGTGAAAGAGCATGAGGCTG aagccacttTTGTCCCCGTGTCCAAAGTGACAGGACAGGTGGAAGTCGATGAAGTTGTTGCAGCAATCCGTCCAACTACATGTCTAGTTTCCATTATGCTGGCCAATAATGAAACTGGGGTTATCATG CCCATCTCCGAACTCAGCCAAAGGATTCAGGCTCTCAATCGGAAGAGAACGGCATCTGGTCTGCCACGGATCTTGGTGCACACAGATGCAGCACAGATGATTGGGAAAGGTCAAGTGGACGTGCAGGATCTGGGAGTGGATTACCTCACTATTGTGGGGCACAAG TTCTATGCCCCGCGTATTGGAGCGCTGTATGTGCGAGGCCCTGGTGTCACCAATCCTCTCCATCCCATGCTGTTTGGAGGTGGGCAGGAACGGAACTTCCGTCCTGG GACTGAGAATACACCAATGATTGCTGGCCTTGGCAAG GCAGCAGACTTGGTGAGCAGGTACTGTGAGGTTTATGAAGCTCACATGAGGAAGGTCCGGGATTACCTGGAAGAGAGACTTGAA GCCGCGTTTGAAGAGCAAGGAGTTTATTTTAACTGCAGGCTGAAAGGCTCAAGGCGACTGTGCAACACCTGTAACTTTTCTGTCATGGGCTCAGGACTAAAAG GTCGGCTGGTGCTATCTCACTGTAGGACTTTGCTTGCCAGTGTTGGTGCTGCATGCCACTCCGAGAAGGGTGACCG GCCATCCTCTATCCTGCTTAGCTGCGGAATTCCTTATGACGTGGCACAGAACGCCTTGCGTCTCAGTGTGGGTCGTGCTACCAGCAAGGAGGATGTGGACTTGATTGTGGAAGATCTGAAGCAGGCTGTGGCTCAGCTACAATAG
- the SCLY gene encoding selenocysteine lyase isoform X2 — translation MEENQMKKVLVNKGNENREKIGFDGEENNSSNRKIYLDYNATTPLAPEVIETVTEAMHEAWGNPSSSYTEGRRAKNIIDEARESLARMVGGRPQDIVFTSGGTEANNLVIHTVVKHFKESNKQSSDGPREDKQKTLGMCPHLITSCIEHDSVRLPVEHLVKEHEAVTGQVEVDEVVAAIRPTTCLVSIMLANNETGVIMPISELSQRIQALNRKRTASGLPRILVHTDAAQMIGKGQVDVQDLGVDYLTIVGHKFYAPRIGALYVRGPGVTNPLHPMLFGGGQERNFRPGTENTPMIAGLGKAADLVSRYCEVYEAHMRKVRDYLEERLEAAFEEQGVYFNCRLKGSRRLCNTCNFSVMGSGLKGRLVLSHCRTLLASVGAACHSEKGDRPSSILLSCGIPYDVAQNALRLSVGRATSKEDVDLIVEDLKQAVAQLQ, via the exons ATGGAAGAGAACCAAATGAAGAAAGTACTAGTGAACAAAGGAAATGAGAACAGAGAAAAAATTGGCTTTGATGGAGAAGAGAACAACTCATCAAATAG GAAGATATACCTAGATTACAATGCAACCACCCCTCTGGCTCCAGAGGTGATTGAGACAGTTACAGAAGCCATGCATGAAGCATGGGGCAATCCGAGCAGCTCTTACACAGAAG GTCGAAGAGCTAAAAATATTATAGATGAAGCCCGTGAAAGTCTGGCTAGAATGGTAGGGGGACGACCCCAGGACATCGTCTTCACTTCTGGTGGGACAGAG GCAAACAATTTAGTGATCCACACTGTAGTGAAGCATTTTAAGGAAAGCAACAAGCAAAGTTCTGATGGACCAAGAGAAGATAAACAAAAGACTCTGGGGATGTGTCCACATTTAATTACATCTTGCATTGAACATGACTCAGTCCGTCTCCCTGTGGAGCACCTAGTGAAAGAGCATGAGGCTG TGACAGGACAGGTGGAAGTCGATGAAGTTGTTGCAGCAATCCGTCCAACTACATGTCTAGTTTCCATTATGCTGGCCAATAATGAAACTGGGGTTATCATG CCCATCTCCGAACTCAGCCAAAGGATTCAGGCTCTCAATCGGAAGAGAACGGCATCTGGTCTGCCACGGATCTTGGTGCACACAGATGCAGCACAGATGATTGGGAAAGGTCAAGTGGACGTGCAGGATCTGGGAGTGGATTACCTCACTATTGTGGGGCACAAG TTCTATGCCCCGCGTATTGGAGCGCTGTATGTGCGAGGCCCTGGTGTCACCAATCCTCTCCATCCCATGCTGTTTGGAGGTGGGCAGGAACGGAACTTCCGTCCTGG GACTGAGAATACACCAATGATTGCTGGCCTTGGCAAG GCAGCAGACTTGGTGAGCAGGTACTGTGAGGTTTATGAAGCTCACATGAGGAAGGTCCGGGATTACCTGGAAGAGAGACTTGAA GCCGCGTTTGAAGAGCAAGGAGTTTATTTTAACTGCAGGCTGAAAGGCTCAAGGCGACTGTGCAACACCTGTAACTTTTCTGTCATGGGCTCAGGACTAAAAG GTCGGCTGGTGCTATCTCACTGTAGGACTTTGCTTGCCAGTGTTGGTGCTGCATGCCACTCCGAGAAGGGTGACCG GCCATCCTCTATCCTGCTTAGCTGCGGAATTCCTTATGACGTGGCACAGAACGCCTTGCGTCTCAGTGTGGGTCGTGCTACCAGCAAGGAGGATGTGGACTTGATTGTGGAAGATCTGAAGCAGGCTGTGGCTCAGCTACAATAG
- the SCLY gene encoding selenocysteine lyase isoform X3, producing the protein MRTEKKLALMEKRTTHQIGRRAKNIIDEARESLARMVGGRPQDIVFTSGGTEANNLVIHTVVKHFKESNKQSSDGPREDKQKTLGMCPHLITSCIEHDSVRLPVEHLVKEHEAEATFVPVSKVTGQVEVDEVVAAIRPTTCLVSIMLANNETGVIMPISELSQRIQALNRKRTASGLPRILVHTDAAQMIGKGQVDVQDLGVDYLTIVGHKFYAPRIGALYVRGPGVTNPLHPMLFGGGQERNFRPGTENTPMIAGLGKAADLVSRYCEVYEAHMRKVRDYLEERLEAAFEEQGVYFNCRLKGSRRLCNTCNFSVMGSGLKGRLVLSHCRTLLASVGAACHSEKGDRPSSILLSCGIPYDVAQNALRLSVGRATSKEDVDLIVEDLKQAVAQLQ; encoded by the exons ATGAGAACAGAGAAAAAATTGGCTTTGATGGAGAAGAGAACAACTCATCAAATAG GTCGAAGAGCTAAAAATATTATAGATGAAGCCCGTGAAAGTCTGGCTAGAATGGTAGGGGGACGACCCCAGGACATCGTCTTCACTTCTGGTGGGACAGAG GCAAACAATTTAGTGATCCACACTGTAGTGAAGCATTTTAAGGAAAGCAACAAGCAAAGTTCTGATGGACCAAGAGAAGATAAACAAAAGACTCTGGGGATGTGTCCACATTTAATTACATCTTGCATTGAACATGACTCAGTCCGTCTCCCTGTGGAGCACCTAGTGAAAGAGCATGAGGCTG aagccacttTTGTCCCCGTGTCCAAAGTGACAGGACAGGTGGAAGTCGATGAAGTTGTTGCAGCAATCCGTCCAACTACATGTCTAGTTTCCATTATGCTGGCCAATAATGAAACTGGGGTTATCATG CCCATCTCCGAACTCAGCCAAAGGATTCAGGCTCTCAATCGGAAGAGAACGGCATCTGGTCTGCCACGGATCTTGGTGCACACAGATGCAGCACAGATGATTGGGAAAGGTCAAGTGGACGTGCAGGATCTGGGAGTGGATTACCTCACTATTGTGGGGCACAAG TTCTATGCCCCGCGTATTGGAGCGCTGTATGTGCGAGGCCCTGGTGTCACCAATCCTCTCCATCCCATGCTGTTTGGAGGTGGGCAGGAACGGAACTTCCGTCCTGG GACTGAGAATACACCAATGATTGCTGGCCTTGGCAAG GCAGCAGACTTGGTGAGCAGGTACTGTGAGGTTTATGAAGCTCACATGAGGAAGGTCCGGGATTACCTGGAAGAGAGACTTGAA GCCGCGTTTGAAGAGCAAGGAGTTTATTTTAACTGCAGGCTGAAAGGCTCAAGGCGACTGTGCAACACCTGTAACTTTTCTGTCATGGGCTCAGGACTAAAAG GTCGGCTGGTGCTATCTCACTGTAGGACTTTGCTTGCCAGTGTTGGTGCTGCATGCCACTCCGAGAAGGGTGACCG GCCATCCTCTATCCTGCTTAGCTGCGGAATTCCTTATGACGTGGCACAGAACGCCTTGCGTCTCAGTGTGGGTCGTGCTACCAGCAAGGAGGATGTGGACTTGATTGTGGAAGATCTGAAGCAGGCTGTGGCTCAGCTACAATAG
- the LOC118093604 gene encoding uncharacterized protein LOC118093604: protein MMAALDTKAKAKKTLGTVDYVESSEFAQGILPTKKDVIQNMLYLLHPKRAGQAQRSKEDAAQLLAELLQEHWLFCNLYTIATQSIKKHILKVYEEFSKLYQSRKRRKNELFTQKADDFNRSSEQLFDIFCTDTGTREKLEQYSGVKMTDIEWKFLEDQRSERKMYFEDFVDKKQMETIERRRKVESLEHFRKIAEEEGDACKRKGMTSNRDEQPVEDVSSRKKDDPCLGRSKGIGNFSHKAKRKRLSSGWITGTASSTSYSESVAPECQHIRMSIRKVRPGFYETFDKYENC from the coding sequence ATGATGGCGGCTTTGGAtactaaagcaaaagcaaaaaaaactctgggaactgttgatTATGTGGAGTCATCAGAATTTGCACAAGGAATTCTGCCTACCAAGAAGGATGTCATTCAAAACATGCTATATCTATTGCACCCGAAAAGGGCTGGGCAAGCCCAGCGATCCAAAGAAGATGCTGCCCAGTTGCTTGCTGAACTCCTGCAGGAGCACTGGTTGTTTTGCAATTTGTATACCATAGCAACACAAAGCATAAAGAAGCATATTCTTAAGGTGTATGAGGAATTTTCAAAATTATATCAGTCCAGAAAGCGAAGAAAAAATGAGTTGTTTACACAGAAAGCAGATGATTTCAACAGGAGTTCAGAGCAGCTTTTTGACATATTTTGTACAGACACAGGAACAAGAGAGAAATTGGAGCAATACAGTGGTGTGAAAATGACTGACATTGAGTGGAAATTTCTTGAAGATCAGAGGAGTGAAAGAAAAATGTACTTTGAGGACTTCGTGGACaagaaacaaatggaaacaaTAGAAAGACGAAGAAAAGTAGAATCACTGGAGCACTTCAGGAAGATTGCAGAAGAAGAGGGAGATGCATGTAAGCGTAAAGGAATGACTTCCAATAGAGACGAGCAGCCAGTTGAAGATGTCAGCAGTAGGAAGAAAGATGACCCCTGCCTTGGACGCAGCAAAGGAATTGGGAACTTTTCACATAAGGCAAAAAGAAAGCGCCTATCTTCTGGCTGGATTACTGGGACAGCATCTTCAACTAGCTATAGCGAGTCAGTTGCACCTGAATGTCAACATATACGTATGAGCATCAGAAAAGTCAGACCAGGGTTCTATGAGACTTTTGACAAATATGAAAACTGCTAG